The sequence CGTCGCTGCGCAGGTCGCGGTCGCCCGGGCGCCGCTCCTGTTCCAGCAGGTCGAAGGCCGAGCGCCGGTCGCGTCGCGGGAATACGCCGTCGTCCAATCCCACCATCGCGATCACGCGGAAGGGGAGCGAGCGCATCGGCTTGAGCGCGGCGACCGTCATCCCGCCCTGCAGGAAGCCCGTCCCGAACCCCTCGTCGTCGAGCTCCGTCTCGAGCCAGTCGCGCACCACGGCGAAGGGGACGGTCTTGTCGTACCCCGCCATCTCGCCCAGCGTCACCAGCCGCCGGATGTTGGCCGCCACCGCACCCACCATCTGCTGTTCGTTGGAGTCGTCAGCCGCAAGAAAGCGCTCCACCGCGCCGAGCAGCGTCGCCGCCCAGTCAGCCAGCGTCTGGTCGTTGCGCCACAGCGCCAGCGTGTCCGCGAGGTCGTCGACCCAGCGCGCAAGGTCTGCCAGCAGCTCCGGTTCGCCCAGCAGGTCGCCGGCCTCGGGGAGGAGCGAGAGGACCTCGTCATCGATGCGCCCCACGGCAATCCCCAGCAGCAACCGATCGAGTCCGGCGCGCCAGCTCGCGTCTTCATAGTGCGGGAAGCCGAGTCGCGCGCGCGCGTCGCCGTCGTAACCCCAGCGGATGTTGGCGCGTTCCAGCACCGTCTCGATCCAGTCCACGTCCCCCGCGGCGAGCCCAGCGCCCTGCCTGACGAGTGGGAGCGAGAGGAGGCCTAACACCGCGCTGCGTTCCAGGCGCCCCCCTTCCAGCGCGAGCAGTCGTGCGAACGCCTCGGCGGCCGGCTGCGCGCGGCGCAGGGGGCGGTCGGCCACGCGATAGGGGATGCGCGGCGCCTCGTGCGCTGACACGCCGAAGACCGCGTCGACCGCCGGGGCCCACGCCGCCGCGTCGGGGACGAGCAGGAGGATGTCGTGCGGGCGCAGCGTTGCGTCGGCGGCCAACGCTGCCAACAGCTGGTCGCGCACCACCTCGAGCTGGCGCAGCTCGCCGTGCGCGTCGTGGATGCGCAGCGAGTCGTCGCCCAGCGACAGCACCAGCGGCGCCGTCCCGGCGTCGCCAGCCGCAAGCTCACGCTGCAAGGCGCGCAGGAGCGATGCACCTGACGGGGTAGTTCCCAGCCGGTCCACCGCCGCCCCCCGTGCCTCGAGCAACGCCGCGAACTCGCGCGACTGTGCCCCGTAGGCGGCGGCCAGCGGATGCAACGCATCGTGGCCCAACGTGTCATGGCCCAGCGCAGCCGTGTAGACGCGCACCGGGACGTGGCGCGCCAGCGCGGCCAGGAGGTCGATGAAGAGCGGCGGCAGCGCGCTCACGCCGAATACCGTCACCCGCGAAGGGATGAGGCGCCCCCCTCCATCACCAAGTGACGGCGCGGCCAACGTGTCGATCAGTCGCTGCAGTCGCGTCCCGGTGTGGGGGGCGTCCGACCCGCTCTCCTCGCGCAGCATCCGCCACAACGCCCCCTGCCAGCGCCCGTTGGCCACCCCGTCGTCGTCGCCGGCATCCCAGCGCGCGAGGATATCGGAACGGAACATCTGGTAATCGTCAAAGCGGGCCGCGACCTGGGCGGCAAGACCGAAGCGCGTGCGCTGGTCGGCGCCGGCGAGGTACGTTCGCAGTGGGGCGAAGGCGGGTGCGGCGCTCGTTCGCACGCGGTCCAGCAGCGCATCGATGCGCCAGGTGAGCACGTCGCGCGCGAAGGGGTCGTGCTGGTCCCGCCCCCCGTGTTCGCCCAGCACCGTGCGCGCCAGGTCGCGCACGAAGGTCGTGGGGAACGGCAGCTCCACCCCGCCCGCACAACCGAACCGGTCGGCCAGCTGCAACGTGACCCACCGGCGCATCCCCTGCGACTGTACCACGATCACCTCGTCCTCCCGCGGGGGGAGAGGCGAGCGCGCCATCTCGTCGGCGAGGTCGTCGAGGAGCGGGGTGAGGTGGGGAGCGGTGACGAGTCGCAGCATCGCGGGCCCGGAGCATTTGGCGCGGGCGACGGGGCCGCACCGACGCAGACAACGTCGGGATCCGTCGCATTTCTCTCTGGCAATACTATCGCCTGGGGGACTGACCGTCTGCGG is a genomic window of Gemmatimonadaceae bacterium containing:
- a CDS encoding exodeoxyribonuclease V subunit gamma, yielding MLRLVTAPHLTPLLDDLADEMARSPLPPREDEVIVVQSQGMRRWVTLQLADRFGCAGGVELPFPTTFVRDLARTVLGEHGGRDQHDPFARDVLTWRIDALLDRVRTSAAPAFAPLRTYLAGADQRTRFGLAAQVAARFDDYQMFRSDILARWDAGDDDGVANGRWQGALWRMLREESGSDAPHTGTRLQRLIDTLAAPSLGDGGGRLIPSRVTVFGVSALPPLFIDLLAALARHVPVRVYTAALGHDTLGHDALHPLAAAYGAQSREFAALLEARGAAVDRLGTTPSGASLLRALQRELAAGDAGTAPLVLSLGDDSLRIHDAHGELRQLEVVRDQLLAALAADATLRPHDILLLVPDAAAWAPAVDAVFGVSAHEAPRIPYRVADRPLRRAQPAAEAFARLLALEGGRLERSAVLGLLSLPLVRQGAGLAAGDVDWIETVLERANIRWGYDGDARARLGFPHYEDASWRAGLDRLLLGIAVGRIDDEVLSLLPEAGDLLGEPELLADLARWVDDLADTLALWRNDQTLADWAATLLGAVERFLAADDSNEQQMVGAVAANIRRLVTLGEMAGYDKTVPFAVVRDWLETELDDEGFGTGFLQGGMTVAALKPMRSLPFRVIAMVGLDDGVFPRRDRRSAFDLLEQERRPGDRDLRSDDRQLFLDTLMAAGDRLILAYAGRAVSDNSVRAPSVVLDELLDHVGRRAVRVPADEDDDVARCALVVRHPLQPFSAEYFGAGNDPRLFSYSREQAGAARALANRLEEEPPFVVGEIEAVDGEGDAPFLLTLKDLTDCWSNPSKFFCTRTLRVFLGHELDEGADEERFALDHMEQGGIRSRMLAAALAGTRDDAGQQRRLIADGSLPPNELGKAWHDSLSKQVALVMAVVPGDVAAATIPVTIEGNGWRLTGRINGVRGGVRYAVRAGSRRSEHVMRAWVEHLAMLAARAQGEVKLPETTVMVWRDADKARTETFGPVPAAPEKLAALVAAAREGLRRPLPFFAQAGEAWAQATYVQPASPKAKGKKGSSATAKAPPEPKDPRSEASRKYDAQPNDHTPSGDAHDDYVALCFRGIDPMEESWDEFESLARRLFDGWDEAHGGEG